In the Arachis ipaensis cultivar K30076 chromosome B04, Araip1.1, whole genome shotgun sequence genome, AATTGGTTAGAGAAACGGCCAcgtttttttttgccacgcttcaaaagcgtggccataaagagaaacaaggacgttttgaaagcgtggcgacagggtttcattacggccacgcttacaaagcgtggccatatccaaGTACGCTTTTGGCacgttttaaaagcatggccaaaaggtgcttttctgccacgcttcaaaagcgtggccgtagagCAAAACAGTgacattttaaaagcgtggcgagagGGGCTCCAACCCATTGACCCTAACCCGGCCCCTGACCCGGCTCCCAACCCGGTCCCCAACCCGGTCTCCAACCCAAAGACAAGACACTAACCCTTCACCCAAAGACCTAATCACTCGAAACCCTAAGCCTGAAGAGTGCCTCCCATTAGACTTAGCCCTGAACCCTTCACCCTTCACCCTTCGCACTTCGGCCTGAAcccttcgcccttcgcccttcacccttcgcccttcgcccttAGCCTTTGTCACTCGAAACCGCTCATCGAATCCGCTCATCGCACTGTTAATCTTCATCACTCGCCCTTAGCCCTTCACCCTTCTTCATCTTGTTAATCTTCATTTTCGTCTTCCGCTCATCGAATCCGCTCATCGCACTGTCTCCTACCTCGGCGACCTTATGGCCTCCTTCAGTTCAAAGATGTccgtactctctctctctctttcagcTCAATGCAGAGAAGAGCCCTTTTCAGCGGACTTATGCAACTCAGGTGTGTTTGTTTGCTGCTTTCTTAAGCCACTGCTTCTTGAAAACGCTTTGTTTGTAGTTACTGGCTTGTTCTTGGTTGATTAACTCTGTTACTGGCTTACTGCTTGATGATTAATTGATACCCTCATTCTTCCTTGTTCTTAGTTGATTAACTCTGTTTCTGGAAGTGAAATCATGGATAAGATTACAGAGTTTTGtgtttttattgaaattattgaTGAAAAATGGCTTTGCTATACTGCTGCTGCTGTTTTTGAATTTCTGGCTctgttgtttttgaatttttgttgatttattgatttcatagtttttgttgattatttgttgctgtttttgaatttttgttgatgatttattTGATTTCTGGTTCTGTTGTGCAGCTAGAGTTTTTTATTGTGTTAATAAGAGCTGCTGTTTTTTACTGTGATGTTGATTTATTGATTTCAGTTATGGATGATTATTTGATATTTTAGCtgttatatttttttacaatCCCTAAACTAGTTACCTCTCTCTGTTAGCAAAATTGCTATCTTGATGGCTAACTAGATATCATGTTTTAGGAACTATCCTCTGTTAATGGCTACATGGAAGGTTGCCCCTGCTCTGGCAGCTGGTTGTGCTGCAATATTGAAGCCTTTCGAATTGGCATCTGTGTATGTTTCTCAACAGCTCTTGCAAAATCTTTGCTTCTTTTTGAGTCTTGGTTATTTTTGCTAAACTATAGGCTatgctttgatttatttcaggACATGTTTGGAGTTGGCTGACATATGCAAAGAAGTGGGCCTTCCTTCGTGTATACTAAATATTCTCTTTATGTATAATAGATTAGAAATAAATCTAGTAACTGAAGAACAATGAATATACGAGAAGCTTGTACACCATACGATATTGGCCGTTCTTAAACCTGAACTCCAGAGTTCAAAATTAAAGCTTTTTCTTCGGTCattacctttttttttctttcaagttTTTAAATAAAGCTTGTCTTTTCTGCTCCTACTATATACACTATAGTATATTGAACTTTAAAATAAAGGATTTTTGCAGCATCGGTTTCCATAACATTAATATTGGAAggctaaaaacaaaaaacaagtgATATTGGAATGTGCTAATTGTTTTTCTTAATTTGTCCTTATGCTAATATCTTGGGGCCTCAAACAGTGAATCAGTAAGTGTTCCATTTTATGGTGTTTTAATTGTCGTACATTTTTACTTCCTTGCAGTCTAAGATGAAGCGCATTGGAATTGATACTGAAGCACTCAAAAAGCACTTTGGGAAGAAAATTATGAAGCTTGAGGAGGAAAAAAGGAAAGTGCAGGTTTGGACATAGTtaggtttaaatactttttagATAGCACACAAACGAAAAGTTTTTTCTGGTTTGGTTTATTTTTTGTCTACATTTTTTGTGTaacttgttttcaaaattttgtaaAAAGGAAGCCGTGAAAATAAGAAATGAAGACAGTAAACAGTATTTTTCTTATGtttatgtttttcttttcacAATTATGAAAACAGAAAACATGATCATTTTGATTGTATAATTAAGGCAATGGTTCTTATCTTTAACATAAACTAGGCAATACTGTTCATTTCAGGGATAGAATTCTAGTTTATttgataaaaattattatattggAGTTTGTCCTAACTTATCCCTTGCTCTCTTCATCCAGATTTCTAAAGCATGAGAGATTCCTGTTGCAACTCTCAAACTGTCGATCCCCGAGCCAGCGCCGTCGCAATGGAGCAGACATCCGTAGTGTGATTTCCTCTGTGCAGAGGGTTGCCATGGCGATTTCTCCATCTGGTATAAACTCGGCAGTTGGCTCAAAACTCTCTCCTGGTTCTCCAGAGGCTCTTACACTAGCCAACTGGATCTGCTGCAGTTATAGGCAAGTCTGCATCTGTTGTATTGTGTTCAAGCTTTATTGTTGAATATTCATTCTTGAAAAGTATCTAATGATGCCCTTcacttttttgttcttttttcttctaATAACAGTTATTATTTGGGGGCAGAGTTGCTGAGAACTGATTCTCTCATTAGTGAGTCAGTGCTTAAACATTTGTGGCATCATCAGGATGCCATTTTGTGCTGTTCTTTGAAGGTATGGCAGATGTTTTGTTCATAGTAGAGTTCATCATTTCCATGAAAGCCTTTAATTTAAGATATATATGATTCTCTGTCTGGATCGTAGTCAGTGCCGGTGTTCATCTTTGCAAACCAGGCTGGCCTTGACATGTTGAAAACAACTTTGGTGGCTTTAAAAGACATCACATAGGTATTTAGAGGAAGGTAATTCATTAAGTCTGCAAAATTGTAACAATGAATCTTTCTCTAAGTGTTGTTTATGTATGTTCAACTTTAATTTGTGGAAAATGGGAATTGTTTCTTTCATTAActgttctttttctttgtttatcaGTGCCTTGTATTAACTCCATATGCAGATTTTGGGGCCTCCAAACAAGTTGAGCTGGTAATCTAAGTCTTCTCTATTTCTCTACTATAGTACTATTAGATATACTATTTTGACTTTATGAGGATCTTGTATCTGCGTATTTGTTGAAGCAGCGTCTTTGTTTAATTTAGGAGTTATTTATAACATAGTCTCGATTTTGTGTTCCTATTAATATCTTAGTTATTTATAACTATCTTTGATGTGCATCATATTCATTACTTCacatacaaaaagaaaatataattGATATTCATTATTCATTATGATACAAAGAAATCGAGCTAGCTAGttctaaatttctaatagaaAGAGATGGAACTGCTACAGTTTTGCGATGGGGTTGCAACTCTTATGGAGCACATAGGTTCATAATACACTTAAATCTGAGCACATTGCACCATCAATATCTCAACCAATCATGTTCATTTCTGAAGTTTGAAGATTATATTAAAAAGATAATGACACTTGATCATTATGAATTAGAGATACAGCATTATAAATCATTTGGTTGCAAGAAACTCCTCATTCAAACATCATAGGACAAAGCTTAAATACTTAAGGAGTAAATATTTGCACTAGTTTTTTTTTCTAgaagaatataaataaaaaattccatTAACCAGTCAATGCAAAATCAGTTAGAACCGATTCCAGTCTAAAATTATTGCTTGTGTTAATGTGTAACTATTGATTAACATATCTACAAGTGTTTTAAAGTGGTGTTCTAGTTTTTTCTGGTTGATGAAGGAGTCATTGTTTTATTTGTTGCCACTCACCGATTGTGTACTTTTTTATTATgccttttattttttatgaagaAGATTTGGATCTGGTTCTGCAGGCTGCAGAGGCTTGGATTGATGTTGAAAGAGTTCATACAATTGCATTAGGAGCCAAGAAGAACTAGTGTCATGATGATCTatctttttttttccggttttaaATCATGTTGTAATTTTGCTTCATTTTCATCTTCAATTGTAATTttgtaggtttggtaataaaaaaaggattgaaaatttataGTGTAGTAATGAAGATCAAGTaaggaaaagaatttttttttaatttaacaaggttttcgccacgcttttaaagcatggctgTATAcctctctatcgccacgcttcaaaagcgtggccgtatctctcccTATCGCGAcgttttaaagcgtggccatatctatCTCTATCgacacgcttcaaaagcgtggccgtatctatCCCTATCgacacgcttcaaaagcgtggccatatctcccatatggccatgctttaaaagcgtggccatatctctcgcatacggccacgctttaatgGGTGGCCAGTTGTAAAAAGCATGGCAaaagaaaaagcgtggcaataggctgcaaaaagcgtggcgatagagcaaccgccaccctttgataggtcaccctttcaaaagcgtggcggtagctcaaaaagcgtggcgaaaagctatcgccatgcttttttgagcttttcgccacgctttaaaagcgtggcaaaaggagtgttttcttgtagtgtaccaaagagtcaataagatcaactttcatgcagtctgttgatgtgtctggatgctgcatggctttgacagcgttcaacttaaactcatcatcattgactctcagggttatttccccctgttggacgtcaatgagggatcgtccagttgctaggaagggtcttcctagaatgagagtagcactcttgtgctcctccatttccagcacaacaaagtcagtgggaaaggcgaatggcctaactctgacaatcatgtcttcaatcacgcctgatgggtatttaggatcgcataaagctgtcttggtgcaattaccttctaatatgcatggtatcagaaaactcccagggtctttaagcttttcaggaaagcttttcagaatgactgcactgcattcttcagtgagaaaaactctttctgtttctctccaatccttcttatgactcaagatctctttcatgaacttggcataagaaggtatttgcttaagtgcttctgcaaatggaatctttatttcaagagtcctgaggtaatctgcaaagcgagcaaattgcttatcctgctcctctttccggagtttttgaggataaggtatcttggctttatattcttcaaccttagttgctgcaggtttgttgcctacagaagtggttgaagaagcctttttagaggggttgttatcagcacttgtgtgtgtctgatccctcactggcaattgagtgcgagagttagaagctggagtgaaactggacgccagctccttgtctgctcctggcatctgaacgccagaactgtgcccattttgggcgttcagtgccagatcttgcccattttgggcgttcaacgccagatccttgcccatttctggcattgaacgccagtcctgggcatggtctgggcgttcagcgccagccttccaccaattttc is a window encoding:
- the LOC110270635 gene encoding betaine aldehyde dehydrogenase 2-like, with the translated sequence MQRRALFSGLMQLRNYPLLMATWKVAPALAAGCAAILKPFELASVTCLELADICKEVGLPSCILNILFMYNRLEINLVTEEQ